One window from the genome of Haloprofundus halobius encodes:
- a CDS encoding MATE family efflux transporter, with translation MTTGAISPKLVALAWPLVAGNLLQTFYNLADMFWVGRVSPEAVAAVSLMFPLSWMFVSTAMGITAATIALVSQHVGAGNDREADHVVGQTILLTLAVATLLSAFGLAVQRPLLRAMGATGPVFPDALAYIEVIFLALPFTFCFFAFRAALQGAGDTKTAMWLMVGSAGLNVVLDPFLILGWWVFPAMGTRGAAVATFISRALVTLAGVYILLRGDWGVRLHVPDLRPDRRVLKKLVDVGYPATLDGWARSFAAVAMATLVAQFTVAAIAAYGIGVRLMSVSWTVSGAVGQATATGVGQNLGARTPERAAEVTWKATVGTMGVLFAAAALVFAFPDVAMRLFVGDAAVVDEGVRFLRIIAPFWAFFGGTMVIQGAFRGAGQTKVAMALSFLSRWIFRVPVALVLAFAWTVPLPGGLAVRAFGWGVDGLWWAFAVGATAAFVVAVVWFQRGGWQTGVLEEKERPAAAD, from the coding sequence ATGACTACCGGCGCGATTTCGCCGAAACTCGTCGCGTTAGCCTGGCCGCTGGTCGCCGGGAACTTGCTCCAGACGTTCTACAATCTGGCGGATATGTTCTGGGTCGGCCGCGTGAGTCCCGAGGCCGTCGCCGCCGTCTCGTTGATGTTTCCGCTGTCGTGGATGTTCGTCTCGACGGCGATGGGTATCACGGCGGCGACCATCGCGCTCGTCTCCCAGCACGTCGGCGCGGGCAACGACCGCGAGGCCGACCACGTCGTCGGCCAGACCATCCTACTCACCCTCGCGGTCGCGACGTTGCTGTCGGCGTTCGGCCTCGCCGTCCAGCGCCCGCTGTTACGCGCGATGGGCGCGACCGGTCCGGTGTTCCCCGATGCGCTCGCGTACATCGAGGTCATCTTCCTCGCGCTGCCGTTCACCTTCTGTTTCTTCGCCTTCCGCGCGGCGCTACAGGGCGCGGGCGACACGAAGACGGCGATGTGGCTCATGGTCGGTTCGGCGGGTCTCAACGTCGTTCTCGACCCCTTCCTCATCCTCGGTTGGTGGGTGTTCCCCGCGATGGGGACGCGCGGCGCGGCGGTTGCGACTTTCATCTCGCGGGCGCTCGTCACCCTCGCCGGGGTGTACATCCTCCTGCGCGGCGACTGGGGCGTCCGCCTCCACGTTCCCGACCTGCGGCCCGACAGACGGGTGCTGAAGAAACTCGTCGACGTCGGCTACCCGGCGACGCTCGACGGCTGGGCGCGCAGTTTCGCCGCCGTCGCGATGGCGACGCTCGTCGCGCAGTTCACCGTCGCTGCCATCGCCGCCTACGGCATCGGTGTCCGCCTCATGTCCGTCTCGTGGACCGTTTCGGGTGCTGTCGGTCAGGCGACGGCGACGGGCGTCGGACAGAACCTCGGCGCGCGGACGCCCGAGCGGGCGGCGGAGGTGACGTGGAAGGCGACCGTCGGCACGATGGGCGTGCTGTTCGCCGCCGCGGCGCTCGTCTTCGCCTTCCCGGACGTGGCGATGCGTCTCTTCGTCGGTGACGCGGCCGTCGTCGACGAGGGCGTCAGGTTCCTCCGCATCATCGCGCCGTTCTGGGCCTTTTTCGGCGGGACGATGGTGATTCAGGGGGCGTTCCGCGGCGCGGGCCAGACGAAGGTGGCGATGGCGCTGTCGTTCCTCTCGCGGTGGATTTTCCGCGTTCCGGTGGCGCTCGTGCTCGCCTTCGCGTGGACGGTGCCGCTTCCCGGCGGGCTGGCCGTTCGCGCGTTCGGCTGGGGCGTCGACGGTCTCTGGTGGGCGTTCGCCGTCGGCGCGACGGCGGCGTTCGTCGTCGCCGTCGTCTGGTTCCAGCGCGGCGGGTGGCAGACGGGTGTTCTGGAGGAGAAAGAGCGACCCGCGGCGGCGGACTGA
- the gatB gene encoding Asp-tRNA(Asn)/Glu-tRNA(Gln) amidotransferase subunit GatB, protein MTAQALEQRDLAVVIGLEVHVQLETATKIFCGCSTDAAEDERPNTRTCPTCLGLPGALPVLNEGAVEAAVKVGKALDADIPEQTRFHRKNYYYPDLPKNFQITQYDAPICQDGTLEFAVEGEHREVSIRRAHLEEDPGSIKHVRDGAGTLDSRTVAIDRADYTLVDYNRAGTPLMEVVTRPDFRSPSEVRSFLAKLEEVLEYLGVFDSTRDGSLRIDANLSLVPVDEVRDDGSIPKDVLEAANRTEVKNISSHKGAEKALTYEASRQRNLVQRGKTVDQETRHFNEAHGSTVSMRTKEEEKDYRYFAEADLPPLQVAGWKETIDIPELPDARRERFREEYGLDAESASKLTSTKEVADFYERVAEAFDPDLAATWVADNLLGELNYRDMEIEDVEGRLDEFARLVELVAEDEITTKNAEEVVLRRMLDDGMAPDDLIDEEGLGKADDDAVVTAVEEAIEENPDAVEDYHSGEGGALNFLVGQVMQKTGGSADPGSVNGMLRERLDE, encoded by the coding sequence ATGACCGCGCAAGCGCTCGAACAGCGCGACCTCGCCGTCGTCATCGGGTTGGAGGTCCACGTCCAACTCGAAACCGCGACGAAGATTTTCTGTGGCTGTTCGACCGACGCCGCCGAGGACGAACGACCGAACACCCGGACCTGCCCGACCTGTCTCGGTCTCCCCGGCGCGCTCCCCGTGCTCAACGAGGGGGCCGTCGAGGCCGCCGTGAAGGTGGGAAAGGCGCTCGACGCCGACATCCCCGAGCAGACGCGCTTCCACCGGAAGAACTACTACTACCCCGACCTGCCGAAGAACTTCCAGATCACGCAGTACGACGCCCCCATCTGTCAGGACGGGACGCTGGAGTTCGCCGTCGAGGGTGAACACCGAGAGGTCAGCATCCGCCGCGCTCACCTCGAAGAGGACCCCGGCAGCATCAAACACGTCCGCGACGGCGCGGGGACCCTCGACTCGCGGACGGTCGCCATCGACCGCGCGGACTACACACTCGTCGACTACAACCGCGCGGGGACGCCGCTGATGGAGGTGGTCACCCGGCCCGACTTCCGCAGTCCCTCGGAGGTCCGGTCGTTCCTCGCGAAACTGGAGGAAGTGCTCGAATACCTCGGCGTCTTCGACTCCACGCGCGACGGGTCGCTCCGCATCGACGCGAATCTGAGTCTCGTCCCCGTCGACGAGGTTCGCGACGACGGCTCGATTCCCAAAGACGTGCTCGAAGCCGCCAACCGCACCGAGGTGAAGAACATCTCCAGTCACAAGGGCGCGGAGAAGGCGCTCACCTACGAGGCGTCCCGCCAGCGGAACCTCGTCCAGCGCGGGAAAACCGTCGATCAGGAGACGCGACACTTCAACGAGGCGCACGGTTCGACGGTGTCGATGCGCACCAAAGAGGAGGAGAAGGACTACCGCTACTTCGCGGAGGCCGACCTCCCGCCGCTGCAGGTCGCCGGGTGGAAGGAGACCATCGACATCCCGGAACTGCCCGACGCGCGGCGCGAGCGCTTCCGCGAGGAGTACGGCCTCGACGCCGAGTCCGCCTCGAAGCTCACGTCGACGAAAGAAGTCGCGGACTTCTACGAGCGCGTCGCCGAGGCGTTCGACCCCGACCTCGCGGCGACGTGGGTCGCCGACAACCTGCTCGGCGAACTCAACTACCGCGACATGGAAATCGAGGACGTCGAAGGGCGACTCGACGAGTTCGCCCGCCTCGTCGAACTCGTCGCCGAGGACGAGATCACGACGAAGAACGCCGAGGAGGTCGTCCTCCGCCGGATGCTCGACGACGGGATGGCTCCCGACGACCTCATCGACGAGGAAGGCCTCGGCAAAGCCGACGACGACGCGGTCGTCACCGCCGTCGAGGAGGCCATCGAGGAGAACCCCGACGCCGTCGAAGATTACCACAGCGGCGAGGGCGGCGCCCTCAACTTCCTCGTCGGTCAGGTGATGCAGAAGACCGGCGGCAGCGCCGACCCCGGCAGCGTCAACGGCATGCTCAGAGAGCGGTTGGACGAGTAA
- a CDS encoding DUF7518 family protein, with amino-acid sequence MSNRVEELESQVSELRAAVDGLTEELVETKERLRQLEAATDAEPSVQSYAGSEEAEETAASEAESEAEEAKSTEEKAQESESESDESDIIVA; translated from the coding sequence ATGAGTAACCGGGTGGAGGAACTCGAATCCCAAGTGTCGGAGCTGAGAGCCGCAGTCGACGGACTCACCGAAGAACTCGTCGAGACCAAAGAGCGACTGCGGCAGTTGGAGGCGGCGACCGACGCCGAACCGTCGGTCCAGTCGTACGCGGGGTCCGAGGAGGCCGAAGAGACGGCCGCATCCGAGGCCGAATCGGAGGCCGAAGAAGCTAAATCCACCGAGGAGAAGGCTCAAGAAAGCGAGTCCGAATCCGACGAAAGCGACATCATCGTCGCCTGA
- the smc gene encoding chromosome segregation protein SMC: MHIKELVLDNFKSFGRKTRIPFYEDFTVVTGPNGSGKSNIIDGVLFALGLARTRGIRAEKLTDLIYNPGHDGGEFSGGPREASVEVVLDNSDGTLDRSQVTTAAGTDSVGEVDEITIRRRVKQTEDNYYSYYYLNGRSVNLSDIQDLLSQAGVAPEGYNVVMQGDVTEIINMTAFQRRAILDEIAGVAEFDAKKDAAFEELETVEDRIGEADLRIEEKEDRLDQLADERETALQYKELREEKAEFEGYLKAAELEDKRADLQRTTTKIESKEETLADLRDELDTRQGRLSRLEDELDELNREVERKGEDEQLRIKREIESVKGDISRLEGQIENAEERKETAETERRQAFVEIDHKQEKIDDVATQMRQVKVEKASVKSDIVDKRTTLAEIEDEIANVDTEFDELKADLADRRERVEELKSEKNEKQREKDRLLDEARRRSNRVSETRDDLEAAHESIPELKAKLSELHSELDKAQKNASKSQEIVSEFREKKQALQDELSEVEDDIRSKQSEYAELEARAGQNGDNSFPRSVTTVLNAGIDGVHGAVGQLGSVAGEYAVACETAAGGRLANVVVDDDGVGSSCIDYLKSRNAGRATFLPITKMQNRRLPRKPKDPGVVDFAYNLVEFDSRYDSVFSYVLGSTLVVEDMQTARQFMGDYRMVTLDGDLVEKSGAMTGGSRGGSRYSFSKSGEGRLERVAKEISKLEDERQSLNSEIRELESKLDDARERQSNAADKVRAIEGDIERVENDLDDAESKIEELEATLDELEAERDSVDEEMSSLDAEVNGLDAEIADVEADIEDLEAELADSKIPELTSRADDVRADIDDLEGRMDELDSRLNELQLEKQYAEDAVSDLEETVESAQNRKAAAEEKIAEAEAAIEGKEAVLDEKHEAVEELEAELVELKEERNELRDELREAKDERDEQKEVVSQAESRLESLESAKERLAWEIDELEAEVGEYDPEEIPDHKTVERNVERLEGEMGALEPVNMLAIDEYDSVEADLSDLQERRDVLVEERDGIHERIEQFETQKKRTFMEAYEAIDAQFQRIFKRLSAGSGELHLEDPEDPFEGGLTMKAQPADKPIQRLDAMSGGEKSLTALAFIFAIQRHNPAPFYALDEVDAFLDAANAERVGQMVDDLAGDAQFVVVSHRSALLERSERAIGVTMQGDNVSAVTGIRFGGDGAGSGADGDDDGGDGGPDDGGSDEGDAGEGDGGDGDSDTDEGLAAEVSADD; the protein is encoded by the coding sequence ATGCACATCAAAGAGCTCGTCCTTGACAACTTCAAGAGTTTCGGGCGCAAAACCCGAATCCCGTTCTACGAGGACTTCACCGTCGTCACGGGGCCGAACGGCTCCGGTAAGTCGAACATCATCGACGGCGTGCTGTTCGCGCTCGGCCTCGCCCGGACGCGCGGCATCCGCGCCGAGAAGCTGACCGACCTCATCTACAACCCCGGTCACGACGGCGGCGAGTTCTCGGGCGGTCCCCGCGAAGCCAGCGTCGAAGTCGTTCTCGACAACAGCGACGGGACGCTCGACCGGTCGCAGGTGACCACCGCCGCCGGGACCGACAGCGTCGGCGAGGTCGACGAGATCACCATCCGCCGTCGGGTGAAGCAGACCGAGGACAACTACTACTCGTACTACTACCTGAACGGTCGGTCGGTGAACCTCTCGGACATCCAGGACCTGCTCTCGCAGGCGGGCGTCGCCCCCGAGGGGTACAACGTCGTCATGCAGGGCGACGTGACCGAGATAATCAACATGACGGCGTTCCAGCGCCGCGCGATCCTCGACGAGATAGCGGGCGTCGCCGAGTTCGACGCGAAGAAGGACGCCGCCTTCGAGGAACTGGAGACGGTCGAAGACCGTATCGGGGAAGCGGACCTCCGCATCGAAGAGAAGGAGGACCGGCTCGACCAACTCGCCGACGAACGCGAGACGGCGCTCCAGTACAAGGAACTCCGCGAGGAGAAAGCGGAGTTCGAGGGCTACCTGAAGGCGGCCGAACTCGAAGACAAACGCGCGGACCTCCAACGAACGACGACGAAAATCGAGTCGAAGGAGGAGACGCTCGCGGACCTGCGCGACGAACTCGACACCCGACAGGGTCGACTCTCGCGGCTCGAAGACGAGCTCGACGAACTCAACCGGGAGGTCGAGCGGAAAGGCGAGGACGAGCAACTCCGCATCAAACGCGAGATAGAGTCGGTCAAGGGCGACATCAGCCGCCTCGAAGGCCAGATAGAGAACGCCGAGGAGCGGAAGGAGACGGCCGAGACCGAGCGAAGACAGGCGTTCGTCGAAATCGACCACAAACAGGAGAAGATCGACGACGTCGCGACGCAGATGCGGCAGGTAAAAGTCGAGAAGGCATCCGTGAAGAGCGACATCGTCGACAAGCGAACGACGCTCGCCGAGATAGAAGACGAGATAGCGAACGTCGACACCGAGTTCGACGAACTCAAAGCCGATCTCGCCGACCGCCGCGAGCGCGTCGAGGAGCTCAAATCCGAGAAAAACGAGAAACAGCGCGAGAAGGACCGCCTGCTCGACGAGGCGCGGCGGCGCTCGAACCGCGTCAGCGAGACGCGCGACGACCTCGAAGCAGCCCACGAGTCGATTCCGGAACTCAAGGCGAAGCTCTCGGAACTGCACAGCGAACTCGACAAGGCGCAGAAGAACGCGTCGAAATCTCAGGAGATCGTCTCGGAGTTCCGCGAGAAGAAGCAGGCGCTACAGGACGAACTGAGCGAGGTCGAAGACGACATCCGCTCGAAGCAGTCCGAGTACGCCGAACTCGAAGCCCGCGCCGGACAGAACGGCGACAACTCCTTCCCACGCTCTGTCACCACCGTCCTCAACGCCGGTATCGACGGCGTTCACGGCGCGGTCGGTCAACTCGGCTCCGTCGCCGGCGAGTACGCCGTCGCCTGTGAGACGGCGGCGGGTGGCCGGCTCGCGAACGTCGTCGTCGACGACGACGGCGTCGGGTCGTCGTGTATCGACTACCTCAAATCCCGGAACGCCGGTCGAGCGACGTTCCTGCCCATCACGAAGATGCAGAACCGTCGCCTGCCGCGGAAGCCGAAGGACCCCGGCGTCGTCGACTTCGCGTACAACCTCGTGGAGTTCGACAGCCGGTACGACAGCGTCTTCTCGTACGTCCTCGGTTCGACGCTCGTCGTCGAGGACATGCAGACCGCCCGTCAGTTCATGGGCGACTACCGGATGGTGACGCTCGACGGCGACCTGGTCGAGAAGAGCGGCGCGATGACCGGCGGCAGCCGCGGCGGGTCGCGCTACTCGTTCTCCAAGTCGGGCGAAGGACGACTCGAACGCGTCGCCAAGGAGATCTCGAAGCTCGAAGACGAGCGGCAGTCGCTCAACTCGGAGATTCGAGAGTTAGAGAGCAAACTCGACGACGCCCGCGAGCGGCAGTCGAACGCCGCCGACAAGGTGCGCGCCATCGAGGGCGACATCGAGCGGGTGGAGAACGACCTCGACGACGCCGAGTCGAAGATAGAGGAGTTGGAGGCGACGCTCGACGAGTTGGAAGCCGAGCGCGACTCCGTCGACGAGGAGATGAGTTCGCTCGACGCCGAAGTCAACGGACTCGACGCCGAAATCGCGGACGTAGAGGCCGACATCGAGGACCTGGAGGCGGAACTCGCCGACTCGAAGATCCCCGAACTGACGAGTCGCGCCGACGACGTCCGCGCGGACATCGACGACCTCGAAGGTCGGATGGACGAGTTGGACAGCCGACTCAACGAACTCCAACTGGAGAAGCAGTACGCCGAGGACGCCGTCTCCGATCTCGAAGAGACAGTCGAGAGCGCCCAAAATCGGAAAGCCGCCGCCGAGGAGAAGATCGCCGAGGCGGAGGCCGCCATCGAGGGGAAAGAGGCGGTTCTGGACGAGAAGCACGAGGCGGTCGAGGAACTCGAAGCGGAACTCGTCGAACTCAAGGAAGAGCGAAACGAACTCCGCGACGAGCTACGGGAGGCGAAGGACGAACGCGACGAGCAGAAGGAGGTCGTATCGCAGGCCGAGTCGCGCCTCGAATCGCTCGAAAGCGCGAAGGAGCGACTCGCGTGGGAGATAGACGAACTCGAAGCCGAGGTCGGAGAGTACGACCCCGAGGAGATTCCCGACCACAAAACCGTAGAGAGGAACGTCGAACGACTCGAAGGCGAGATGGGAGCGCTCGAACCGGTCAACATGCTCGCCATCGACGAGTACGACTCGGTCGAGGCCGACCTCTCGGACCTCCAGGAGCGCCGGGACGTGCTCGTCGAGGAGCGAGACGGCATCCACGAGCGCATCGAGCAGTTCGAGACGCAGAAGAAGCGGACGTTCATGGAGGCGTACGAGGCAATCGACGCCCAGTTCCAGCGCATCTTCAAGCGCCTCTCGGCGGGGTCGGGCGAACTCCACCTCGAAGACCCCGAGGACCCGTTCGAGGGCGGTCTGACGATGAAAGCCCAACCCGCCGACAAGCCGATTCAGCGCCTCGACGCGATGTCGGGCGGCGAGAAGTCGCTGACGGCACTCGCCTTTATCTTCGCGATCCAGCGACACAACCCCGCGCCGTTCTACGCGCTCGACGAGGTGGACGCCTTCCTCGACGCCGCCAACGCCGAGCGCGTCGGCCAGATGGTCGACGACCTGGCGGGCGACGCGCAGTTCGTCGTCGTCTCGCACCGTTCGGCGCTGCTGGAACGCTCCGAGCGCGCCATCGGCGTGACGATGCAGGGCGACAACGTCAGCGCTGTCACCGGCATTCGGTTCGGCGGCGACGGTGCCGGAAGTGGAGCCGACGGTGACGACGACGGCGGCGACGGAGGCCCAGACGACGGCGGGAGTGACGAGGGAGACGCCGGTGAGGGCGACGGTGGTGACGGTGACAGCGACACAGACGAAGGGCTCGCCGCGGAGGTGAGCGCCGATGACTGA
- a CDS encoding DUF7344 domain-containing protein — MSDDKFGCGGTENNEVGEGAHQLVRHAEVTADLDTIFDLLRVARVRYALYYLYGMNGDVTRTEDVVEAVREYEAAGTETDEPPTREQVSVDVHHSKLPRLDEAGLVDYDVRQNEIRFYRSASLEEWLEHARHMEFG, encoded by the coding sequence ATGTCTGACGATAAATTCGGATGCGGTGGGACCGAGAATAACGAGGTGGGTGAGGGTGCGCACCAGTTAGTACGGCACGCGGAGGTCACCGCGGACCTCGACACTATCTTCGACCTCTTGCGCGTCGCTCGCGTTCGCTACGCCCTCTACTACCTCTACGGGATGAACGGCGACGTAACCAGAACCGAAGACGTAGTCGAGGCCGTGCGGGAGTACGAGGCGGCGGGTACGGAGACGGACGAACCTCCGACGCGAGAGCAGGTCAGCGTCGACGTCCACCACTCGAAGTTACCGCGCCTTGACGAGGCAGGACTCGTCGACTACGACGTGCGACAGAACGAGATCAGGTTCTACCGCTCGGCGTCGCTCGAAGAGTGGCTCGAACACGCCCGACACATGGAATTCGGCTAA
- the mtnP gene encoding S-methyl-5'-thioadenosine phosphorylase, with protein MTIGFIGGSGIYEALPLSNTREEEIETPYGEPSAPVTIGEFGESETSETSRTDGTAVDTGHEVAFLPRHGPKHGRSPTNLPYRANIYAFKKLGVEYIFASNAVGSLKEELPPGTLVVPGQIFDRTKHRTSTFFGDGVVVHQPITEPYSPELVSHLTAAAESVTDADVEEGGTYVCIEGPQYSTRAESEFYRAQGWDVVGMTAVPEAKLAREAEIAYATVAGVTDYDVWKRDHEVTLEEVLENAEKNQEAIKRTVEEAIRTLPEEFECGAHTALEGTINTPADAIPEQTRERVDLLVGDYLD; from the coding sequence ATGACCATCGGCTTCATCGGCGGAAGCGGCATCTACGAGGCGCTGCCGCTGTCGAACACGCGCGAAGAGGAGATAGAAACCCCCTACGGCGAGCCGAGCGCGCCGGTCACCATCGGCGAGTTCGGGGAGAGCGAGACGTCGGAGACGTCTCGGACAGACGGCACCGCCGTCGACACGGGCCACGAAGTGGCGTTCCTGCCGCGGCATGGGCCGAAACACGGCCGCTCGCCGACGAACCTGCCGTACCGCGCGAACATCTACGCGTTCAAGAAACTGGGCGTCGAGTACATCTTCGCCTCCAACGCCGTCGGCAGCCTGAAGGAAGAGCTTCCACCGGGGACGCTCGTCGTTCCGGGGCAGATCTTCGACCGCACGAAACACCGCACGTCGACGTTCTTCGGCGACGGCGTCGTCGTCCACCAGCCCATCACCGAGCCGTACAGCCCCGAACTCGTCTCACACCTCACCGCCGCCGCGGAGTCCGTCACCGACGCCGACGTAGAGGAGGGCGGCACCTACGTCTGTATCGAGGGACCGCAGTATTCCACGCGCGCCGAGAGCGAGTTCTACCGCGCGCAGGGATGGGATGTCGTCGGTATGACGGCGGTGCCGGAGGCGAAACTCGCCCGCGAAGCCGAGATCGCGTACGCCACCGTCGCGGGCGTCACCGACTACGACGTCTGGAAACGGGACCACGAGGTGACGCTCGAAGAGGTGCTGGAGAACGCCGAAAAGAACCAGGAAGCCATCAAGCGTACCGTCGAGGAGGCGATCCGGACGCTCCCCGAGGAGTTCGAGTGCGGCGCGCACACGGCGCTCGAAGGTACCATCAACACGCCCGCCGACGCCATCCCCGAGCAGACGCGCGAGCGCGTCGACCTGCTCGTCGGCGACTACCTCGACTGA
- a CDS encoding MATE family efflux transporter gives MLRLAVPMVVIQLLQVTYNVADTFWLGLLSANAVGALSLAFPMIFFLISIGGGFTAAGTILVAQYTGADSDGSADLIAGQTISFVTLLAVVIGILGFFLTDPMLSLLPTDAETGADIVPLAGDYMRLFFLGSPFLFGFFIFSSLMRGYGNTRVPMLVMVVSVAINVVLDPLLIFGWWVFPRMEIEGAAIATIFARAVAAAIGMYVLFGTDVGPDVRLEHLPLRFDRVRDIVSLGVPTALEQSSSALAMILMTGMVATFPPAVVAAYGLGNRLTSLVFLPAMGMGQAIDAVVGQNLGAGKPERAARAAKLATKIVTVALLPLAVIAAVTPEPIVAVFLGAESARAAATVGYASDYLRIASVMFVFMGVLQVMLGTFRGAGNTKTALAMSAITLWVVRLPATYVLVFAEGWAETGIWVAVALGDVVGAIVAVAWFTRGTWKSAVVDTDDGESSRDECPVDRTPTDD, from the coding sequence ATGCTCCGGTTGGCGGTACCGATGGTCGTCATCCAACTCCTCCAAGTGACGTACAACGTGGCGGACACGTTCTGGCTAGGCCTCCTCTCGGCGAACGCCGTGGGCGCGTTGAGCCTCGCGTTTCCGATGATCTTCTTTCTCATCTCCATCGGGGGCGGGTTCACCGCCGCGGGGACGATTCTCGTCGCGCAGTACACCGGCGCCGACAGCGACGGGTCGGCGGACCTCATCGCCGGGCAGACGATATCGTTCGTGACGCTCTTGGCGGTCGTCATCGGCATCTTGGGCTTCTTTCTCACCGACCCGATGCTCTCGCTGTTGCCGACGGACGCCGAGACGGGCGCGGACATCGTCCCGCTCGCGGGCGACTACATGCGCCTGTTCTTCCTCGGGTCGCCGTTTCTGTTCGGCTTCTTCATCTTCTCCTCGTTGATGCGCGGCTACGGCAACACGCGCGTCCCGATGCTGGTGATGGTCGTCAGCGTCGCCATCAACGTCGTGCTCGACCCGCTTCTCATCTTCGGATGGTGGGTGTTTCCCCGGATGGAGATAGAAGGCGCAGCCATCGCAACCATCTTCGCCAGAGCCGTCGCGGCGGCAATCGGGATGTACGTGCTCTTCGGTACCGATGTGGGTCCGGACGTTCGCCTCGAACACCTGCCGCTACGGTTCGACCGCGTCCGCGACATCGTCTCGCTCGGCGTGCCGACGGCGCTCGAACAGTCCTCCAGCGCGCTCGCGATGATTCTGATGACCGGGATGGTCGCGACGTTCCCGCCGGCGGTCGTCGCCGCCTACGGCCTCGGCAACCGCCTCACCTCGCTCGTCTTCCTCCCGGCGATGGGGATGGGGCAGGCCATCGACGCCGTCGTCGGGCAGAATCTCGGCGCGGGCAAACCCGAGCGCGCGGCGCGGGCGGCGAAACTGGCCACGAAAATCGTCACCGTCGCGCTGCTGCCGCTTGCGGTAATCGCCGCCGTCACGCCCGAACCCATCGTCGCCGTCTTTCTCGGCGCGGAGAGCGCGCGGGCGGCGGCGACGGTCGGCTACGCCAGCGACTATCTCCGCATCGCGTCGGTGATGTTCGTCTTCATGGGCGTCCTACAGGTGATGCTCGGGACGTTCCGCGGCGCGGGCAACACGAAGACGGCGCTCGCCATGTCGGCTATCACGCTGTGGGTCGTCCGCCTACCGGCGACGTACGTGCTCGTCTTCGCAGAGGGCTGGGCCGAGACGGGCATTTGGGTCGCCGTCGCCCTCGGCGACGTCGTCGGCGCTATCGTCGCCGTCGCGTGGTTCACCCGCGGGACGTGGAAGAGCGCCGTCGTCGACACCGACGACGGGGAGTCGTCGAGAGACGAGTGTCCCGTCGACCGGACGCCGACCGACGACTAA
- a CDS encoding DUF7344 domain-containing protein, which translates to MTQQTQREALTTGGLLSSQRRVYVLLTLREVESPMRLPILVYETALREVDSPNDVTEEQLERVEITMRHVHLPKLEEHEMIQYDPENQQVSLADDIEELEAILEAIF; encoded by the coding sequence ATGACACAACAAACACAGAGAGAGGCCCTAACGACGGGTGGGCTCCTCAGTAGCCAACGCCGAGTATATGTTCTATTGACGCTGCGCGAAGTGGAGTCTCCGATGAGACTTCCGATACTGGTGTACGAAACCGCGCTTCGAGAGGTCGATTCGCCGAACGATGTCACCGAGGAGCAGCTCGAACGAGTCGAAATCACCATGAGACATGTCCATCTACCGAAGTTAGAGGAGCACGAGATGATTCAATACGATCCGGAGAACCAGCAGGTCTCGCTGGCCGACGATATCGAAGAACTCGAAGCGATTCTCGAAGCGATTTTCTGA
- a CDS encoding TrmB family transcriptional regulator: MSSDDTQQQAVGLLQQLGLKEYEAKCFVALSRLPKGTAKEISDIADTPRTRVYDAIRILEAKGLVEIQHTSPQLFRAVSLGEATETLRQQYESRVDELSTLLENLDPVESDDDDSSAHEVWGLSGTGTIAARTNNLIENATKEVVLIVGSEGMLTDALIESLNDATDRGVQVVVGTVSEDIRERLQQRVADINVFVSELKWLHESEATDSDNVVSIERILLVDRNTILMSSLDPETKNEHAVFGRGFDNGLVVLTRRLMASGIVPSHDPGQD; this comes from the coding sequence ATGAGTTCGGATGACACACAGCAGCAAGCGGTTGGATTGCTCCAACAACTCGGCTTGAAAGAGTACGAGGCGAAATGTTTCGTCGCGCTCTCCCGGTTACCGAAGGGGACGGCCAAGGAGATAAGCGACATCGCGGACACGCCCCGGACCAGGGTGTACGACGCGATTCGGATACTGGAAGCCAAGGGGCTGGTCGAGATTCAACACACCAGCCCACAGCTGTTTAGGGCCGTCTCGCTCGGAGAGGCAACCGAGACGCTACGTCAACAGTACGAGAGCCGCGTCGACGAGCTGTCGACGCTGTTGGAGAACCTCGACCCGGTGGAATCGGACGACGACGACTCGAGCGCCCACGAGGTCTGGGGGCTGTCCGGGACGGGCACCATCGCGGCTCGAACGAACAACCTCATCGAAAACGCGACCAAGGAGGTCGTGTTGATCGTCGGGTCCGAGGGGATGCTGACCGACGCGCTCATCGAGAGTCTGAACGACGCGACCGACCGAGGAGTTCAGGTGGTCGTCGGAACCGTCTCCGAGGACATCCGCGAACGGCTCCAGCAGCGTGTCGCCGACATCAACGTGTTCGTCTCCGAGCTCAAGTGGCTCCACGAGTCCGAAGCGACCGATAGCGACAACGTCGTCAGTATCGAGCGCATCCTCCTCGTGGACCGAAACACGATTCTGATGAGCTCGCTCGACCCGGAGACGAAAAACGAACACGCCGTGTTCGGGCGCGGGTTCGACAACGGACTCGTCGTCCTCACGCGCCGACTGATGGCCTCGGGCATCGTGCCGTCGCATGACCCCGGTCAGGACTGA